The following coding sequences are from one Cercospora beticola chromosome 4, complete sequence window:
- the GLE2 gene encoding RNA export factor gle2 codes for MSGLFGSAASSNSNPTQGDLSKDVPVANPPEDSISALRFSPASDHLSVASWDKKVRIYEIDAQGQGKGVAMFEHEGPVLDTCWSNDGQKVFAVGADKAARMLDLGAGQTSGGTQVAAHDQPIKCVKAFNAGGTPMLVTGSWDKTIKYWDLRQQQPAATLDAKERVYAMDIRNDSMLVVGTAERQIHVINLSNPTAFFKTMQSPLKWQTRTVSTFIDGSGFAVGSIEGRCAIQYVDEKDSSSNFSFKCHRQTPPDNRNISNVYAVNAISFHPQHGTFSTAGSDGTFHFWDKDAKHRLKGYPEVGGTISATEFNRSGNIFAYAVSYDWSKGYQFNTPQTPNKIMLHPVVGDECNKYQKK; via the exons ATGTCGGGTCTATTTGGCTCTGCCGCGTCGAGCAACTCCAATCCCACACAAGGCGACCTCAGCAAAGATGTTCCAGTCGCCAACCCACCCGAAGACAGCATCTCGGCGCTTCGATTCAGTCCCGCATCCGACCATTTGTCAGTCGCGAGTTGGGACAAGAAAGTGCGCATCTATGAGATCGATGCGCAGGGACAGGGGAAGGGTGTGGCCATGTTCGAGCACGAGGGACCAGTACTAGACACTTGCTGGAGCAAT GATGGACAAAAGGTGTTCGCCGTCGGCGCTGACAAGGCAGCGCGCATGTTGGACCTCGGTGCTGGCCAGACATCAGGAGGAACACAAGTCGCCGCACACGATCAACCCATCAAGTGTGTAAAGGCGTTCAATGCAGGAGGAACACCCATGCTGGTGACAGGCAGCTGGGACAAGACCATCAAATACTGGGACCTACGGCAACAACAGCCTGCCGCCACCCTCGACGCCAAGGAACGAGTCTACGCTATGGACATTCGAAACGATTCAATGCTAGTGGTTGGGACAGCGGAACGCCAAATCCACGTCATCAACCTCTCGAACCCAACGGCATTCTTCAAGACCATGCAGAGCCCGCTGAAGTGGCAGACAAGGACGGTCAGCACCTTCATCGACGGTTCTGGGTTCGCAGTGGGCTCTATCGAAGGACGATGTGCCATTCAATACGTCGACGAGAAAGACTCTTCCAGCAATTTCTCCTTCAAGTGCCACCGTCAGACCCCACCCGACAACCGCAATATCTCGAACGTTTACGCCGTCAACGCGATCTCGTTCCACCCTCAACACGGCACCTTCTCCACCGCCGGCAGTGATGGCACATTCCACTTCTGGGATAAGGACGCCAAACACCGCCTGAAAGGTTACCCCGAAGTCGGCGGCACCATTTCCGCCACAGAGTTCAACCGATCCGGAAACATCTTCGCCTACGCCGTCTCATACGATTGGAGCAAAGGCTACCAATTCAACACACCGCAAACCCCGAACAAGATCATGCTCCATCCGGTCGTCGGGGATGAGT GCAACAAGTACCAGAAGAAGTAA
- a CDS encoding uncharacterized protein (BUSCO:EOG09261I1I), with amino-acid sequence MNGTQPTAAMPVGPEDGANGQRGSGGSTRSAGSSRSRQNVGDASYLFSGAAAEAMGGGDGRSDKTLVLTDRQKPQQQLSTIEKSVTHLLVATKQLLETLTMWSTGRATEGEVSDVYVRLGYEFNIACRAFNAIGVDTSDLGPVPDLLRTILEETLSQDASQQSLEKYLPRIRDIIINLLHGLKKKQQRLRQRGTREGGESSSRPPRTGSTASNVSSGTTLTEQLEDIPTRFSSGKTTAPRQGSGELSGPDLPPRTTSVAGGQRSPKRNALSPQNSIRYRPNEQDARSTASGSSMSSDTMQNMPVIAPYPETDTIPTNNAAEREPSPEPPRPPPKANDALSALQRGGELERRASRRFSAYQIQKHLGTSINGIPAIPPAQNSPIPNRGRDVRESLNAVRSRGSFMHSRVKSRSQRTQFDSSPNRENDVRRISEESSSQLQDDLEPPNKPFAEDINDEIVKTPDDKLGPSFLTDTEKPSATLNGPIDEPFAPNGDYIAPSRAPTIKRPQRESIRQGREYTPPASQYVPEGSPQPGVPLTLFLQYKSKIKKFMLPDGGDLSLARLQLAFIEKFAWNTHNNGVDLPEIYIQDPISGVRHELEDLNDVKERSVLVLNVEALDEVKRHFDDGLGGLRRVVEDIKSSVDEQKSSIQRVSDRQQETAKEIASIAAAPPSAPVVSTASVTVTGSKDMTGQLKEVQSLRRDLAVVRQTYNSFVQDMQASMNTVRTKATQVKKAAADTAIPDMDNNTGRSYVNNGKKSLSADSEKIVNKVDDLQDLVEDLRKDVVSRGVRPLPRQLEAVSKDISTATSDLKKLQEFLRREKPVWTKIWEKELQVVCDDRDLLTMQEELAADLEDDLEKASQTFALVEEATRQQNLQNPDATASTGVRSTSRTIALKPVADPHEAKDSVLGEVRALQPNHESRLEAIERAEKARQRELEDRKGGEFQRELGNFVEEGKLKKTGGHEEVERLRKVREEQARQEASRMMEERRRIMAEKQAAEEAAAEAAANGEAEPADGTDADTEADNGATSLEAPAEDKEAVSDGEGATFVDAKEEVGNSSEAAAS; translated from the coding sequence ATGAACGGGACACAGCCCACCGCGGCCATGCCTGTGGGCCCTGAAGATGGCGCGAATGGGCAGCGAGGCAGCGGAGGCTCGACACGATCTGCGGGCAGCAGTCGGTCAAGACAGAATGTAGGTGATGCATCATATCTTTTCAGCggagcggcggcggaggcaatGGGCGGAGGTGATGGGCGGAGTGACAAGACACTGGTGCTAACGGACAGACAAAAGCCCCAGCAGCAGCTATCGACGATCGAGAAATCGGTGACCCATCTGCTGGTCGCGACGAAGCAGTTGCTGGAGACGCTGACGATGTGGTCGACTGGCCGCGCGACCGAGGGCGAAGTGTCGGACGTATACGTGCGCCTGGGCTATGAGTTCAATATCGCTTGTCGCGCTTTTAATGCCATCGGCGTGGACACGTCAGATCTGGGACCTGTACCAGATCTCTTGCGCACAATATTGGAAGAGACGCTGAGCCAGGACGCGAGCCAACAAAGCTTGGAGAAATATCTGCCGCGCATACGGGATATCATCATCAATCTCTTACACGGACTTAAGAAGAAACAGCAGAGGTTACGACAGCGCGGTACAAGAGAAGGAGGCGAGTCAAGTAGCAGGCCCCCAAGGACTGGGTCGACTGCGAGCAACGTGAGCTCGGGCACGACCTTGACTGAACAGCTGGAAGATATACCCACAAGATTTTCGAGCGGCAAGACCACAGCGCCACGACAGGGAAGTGGAGAGTTGTCAGGACCAGATCTGCCACCTCGCACCACGAGCGTGGCAGGTGGACAGCGGTCACCGAAACGCAACGCCCTCAGCCCGCAGAACAGCATCCGCTACAGGCCTAATGAGCAAGATGCGCGCTCTACGGCCTCGGGCTCCTCTATGTCTAGCGACACGATGCAGAATATGCCGGTCATTGCGCCTTATCCAGAAACTGACACGATACCAACCAACAACGCTGCTGAAAGGGAACCCTCTCCTGAACCACCGCGACCACCTCCAAAGGCCAACGATGCATTGTCAGCATTGCAACGCGGCGGAGAGCTCGAGAGGAGGGCATCCAGACGTTTCTCGGCATACCAAATACAAAAGCATCTGGGCACATCGATCAATGGCATCCCTGCCATTCCACCGGCTCAAAACTCACCCATCCCGAATAGAGGTCGAGATGTGCGGGAGTCTTTGAACGCGGTGCGGTCACGCGGAAGTTTTATGCACAGTCGCGTCAAGTCCCGGTCGCAGCGAACGCAGTTCGATTCCTCGCCCAATCGAGAAAATGACGTGAGGCGGATATCCGAAGAAAGTTCTTCACAGCTGCAAGATGACTTGGAACCACCCAACAAACCTTTCGCGGAGGACATCAACGACGAGATTGTGAAGACGCCTGACGACAAGCTTGGTCCCTCGTTTCTTACTGACACCGAAAAGCCAAGTGCAACGCTTAATGGCCCTATTGATGAGCCATTTGCTCCTAATGGCGATTACATTGCCCCTTCGCGTGCGCCCACGATCAAACGGCCCCAACGTGAATCTATACGGCAGGGACGGGAGTACACCCCACCCGCCTCTCAGTATGTTCCAGAGGGATCACCTCAGCCGGGCGTGCCGCTCACGTTGTTTCTGCAATacaagagcaagatcaagaagttCATGTTGCCGGATGGTGGAGATCTCAGTCTAGCTCGACTCCAGCTGGCTTTCATCGAGAAATTCGCCTGGAATACACACAACAATGGTGTCGATTTGCCCGAGATCTACATCCAGGATCCTATTTCGGGTGTCAGGCACGAACTCGAGGATTTGAATGATGTCAAAGAACGTTCTGTTCTTGTCCTCAACGTCGAAGCGCTCGACGAGGTCAAACGGCACTTTGATGATGGTCTCGGTGGTCTGCGACGAGTCGTAGAAGACATCAAATCCAGCGTTGATGAGCAGAAATCATCGATCCAAAGAGTATCCGACAGGCAGCAAGAAACAGCGAAGGAGATTGCGAGCATAGCCGCAGCTCCACCTTCCGCGCCAGTCGTGTCAACAGCGAGTGTAACAGTCACTGGTAGCAAGGACATGACAGGACAGCTCAAGGAGGTACAAAGTCTTCGACGTGATCTTGCCGTGGTTCGTCAGACATACAATTCTTTCGTCCAGGACATGCAGGCTTCCATGAACACCGTACGCACGAAAGCAACCCAGGTCAAGAAGGCTGCAGCAGATACGGCCATTCCCGATATGGACAACAACACCGGCCGCTCGTACGTCAACAACGGCAAGAAGTCACTATCTGCGGACAGCGAAAAGATCGTCAATAAGGTCGATGACCTTCAAGATCTTGTTGAAGATCTCCGGAAGGATGTGGTCAGTCGCGGAGTCCGACCTCTTCCTCGGCAGCTTGAAGCTGTCAGCAAGGATATCAGTACTGCAACATCCGATCTCAAGAAGCTTCAAGAATTCCTCAGACGTGAGAAACCTGTTTGGACAAAGATTTGGGAGAAGGAGCTGCAGGTGGTGTGTGACGACCGAGATCTTTTGACCATGCAAGAGGAGCTCGCAGCAGATCTCGAGGACGATCTCGAAAAAGCCTCGCAAACCTTCGCGCTCGTCGAGGAGGCTACCAGGCAGCAAAACCTGCAGAATCCAGATGCCACTGCGTCGACCGGAGTTCGATCGACATCACGCACAATTGCGCTCAAACCCGTCGCAGATCCGCACGAAGCCAAGGACAGTGTGCTCGGCGAAGTTCGTGCGTTGCAACCGAATCACGAATCTCGACTGGAAGCGATCGAGCGTGCGGAGAAGGCGCGCCAAAGAGAGCTGGAGGATCGCAAAGGCGGCGAGTTCCAGCGTGAGCTCGGCAATTTcgtcgaagaaggcaagcTGAAAAAGACCGGTGGGCATGAAGAAGTTGAGCGCCTGCGTAAAGTCAGAGAGGAACAGGCACGCCAAGAAGCAAGTCGCATGATGGAAGAAAGGCGACGGATCATGGCCGAGAAGCAAGCGGCAGAAGAAGCCGCCGCAGAGGCTGCAGCTAATGGCGAAGCCGAGCCTGCTGATGGAACTGACGCCGACACAGAAGCTGACAATGGAGCTACTTCACTGGAAGCCCCAGCTGAAGACAAAGAAGCAGTCTCGGACGGCGAAGGCGCAACGTTCGTGGACGCAAAAGAAGAGGTGGGAAATTCTTCCGAGGCCGCGGCATCGTAG